From a single Methylosinus sp. H3A genomic region:
- a CDS encoding NADP-dependent isocitrate dehydrogenase, whose amino-acid sequence MSKIKVANPVVELDGDEMTRIIWAYIKDKLIHPYLDLELLYYDLSIQNRDATNDQVTIDAAEAIKTHGVGVKCATITPDEARVQEFGLKEMWKSPNGTIRNILGGVIFREPIICKNVPRLVPGWTQPIVIGRHAFGDQYRAVDFRTPGKGRLTMKFEGDDGTVIEKEVFRFPGAGVAMAMYNLDDSIREFARASMNFALNRKFPLYLSTKNTILKAYDGRFKDLFQEVFDAEFKTQFQAQGLTYEHRLIDDMVASALKWSGGYVWACKNYDGDVQSDTVAQGFGSLGLMTSVLMTPDGKTVEAEAAHGTVTRHYREHQKGHATSTNSIASIFAWTRALAHRAKLDGNEALARFALTLEEVCVSTVEQGFMTKDLALLVGHNQKWLSTTGFLDKIDANLAAALSLGK is encoded by the coding sequence ATGAGCAAGATCAAGGTCGCAAATCCGGTCGTCGAGCTCGACGGCGACGAGATGACCCGCATCATCTGGGCCTATATCAAAGACAAGCTCATCCATCCTTATCTCGATCTCGAGCTGCTCTATTACGATCTCTCGATCCAAAATCGCGACGCCACCAATGATCAGGTGACGATCGACGCGGCCGAGGCGATCAAGACCCATGGCGTCGGCGTCAAATGCGCCACCATCACGCCGGACGAAGCCCGCGTGCAGGAATTCGGCCTGAAGGAAATGTGGAAGTCGCCCAATGGCACGATCCGCAATATTCTGGGCGGCGTCATCTTCCGCGAGCCGATCATCTGCAAGAACGTGCCGCGCCTCGTGCCCGGCTGGACGCAGCCCATCGTGATCGGCCGCCACGCCTTCGGCGATCAATATCGCGCCGTCGATTTCCGCACGCCCGGCAAGGGCCGGCTGACGATGAAATTCGAGGGCGACGACGGGACGGTGATCGAGAAGGAAGTGTTCCGCTTCCCCGGCGCCGGCGTCGCGATGGCGATGTACAATCTCGACGATTCGATCCGCGAATTCGCCCGCGCCTCGATGAATTTTGCGCTGAACCGCAAATTCCCCCTCTACCTCTCGACCAAGAACACGATTCTCAAAGCCTATGACGGGCGCTTCAAGGATTTGTTCCAGGAGGTGTTCGACGCCGAATTCAAGACGCAGTTCCAGGCGCAGGGCCTCACCTATGAGCATCGCTTGATCGACGATATGGTCGCCTCGGCGCTCAAATGGTCCGGCGGCTATGTGTGGGCCTGCAAGAATTACGATGGCGACGTGCAGTCCGACACGGTGGCGCAGGGCTTCGGCTCGCTCGGCCTGATGACCAGCGTGCTGATGACGCCGGACGGCAAGACCGTCGAGGCGGAGGCGGCGCATGGCACGGTGACGCGCCATTATCGCGAGCATCAGAAGGGTCACGCGACCTCGACCAACTCCATCGCCTCCATTTTCGCCTGGACGCGGGCGCTCGCCCATCGCGCCAAGCTCGACGGCAATGAGGCGCTGGCGCGCTTCGCCCTGACGCTGGAAGAGGTCTGCGTCTCCACGGTGGAGCAGGGCTTCATGACCAAGGATCTGGCGCTGCTCGTCGGCCATAATCAGAAATGGCTGTCGACCACCGGCTTCCTCGACAAGATCGACGCCAATCTCGCAGCCGCGCTTTCGCTCGGTAAATGA